One window of Penaeus chinensis breed Huanghai No. 1 chromosome 34, ASM1920278v2, whole genome shotgun sequence genomic DNA carries:
- the LOC125043662 gene encoding LOW QUALITY PROTEIN: uncharacterized protein LOC125043662 (The sequence of the model RefSeq protein was modified relative to this genomic sequence to represent the inferred CDS: inserted 2 bases in 1 codon) translates to MDTACIASELQLRQRGKGDSNGSARLVSEESSASCPKMNGVASGPEMNGVKSPVSVDQHSCHVNNKSITEDHQEEVISPEEINRGIPSNTAVPVSSRMQELLEGLNEPGDCGNPIEPPSWLDRQLFNRGREFYYRYLFCMSFSKSLRPLMYTGRSDSPRKALRRYFXQHVTAWHEGDVWDPTDRAHKDLLSVRAIHNRLSGVFNSSKEHHKVWNTNTHDKGHEEPACPFYHTIREDLKDQAGEGLSLEGPDNPPFFISQWDMSLTQYQFMGLVVAHPRKMGAGAATDEDLEGLVHFWRGLGWLLGIDDKYNFCRGSLAEVRSLCLEVERLVGIPALAKVDWNYEHMTFSLVTGLSHLMHTLSFEAGFRYVAYTLDLDIPNFISRMSIQGTIKYWVMRFAIGLLYYFPGLVVRFSRMLRVVTVAFKNRYANGMNKQGGSKTGELYPVTTPFTY, encoded by the exons ATGGATACTG CCTGCATTGCGTCGGAGTTGCAGCTTCGGCagaggggaaaag GCGACAGCAATGGGTCAGCCAGACTTGTTAGCGAGGAGAGTTCTGCAAGCTGCCCAAAGATGAACGGTGTTGCAAGCGGCCCAGAGATGAACGGTGTGAAATCGCCAGTCTCTGTCGATCAACACAGCTGTCAcgtcaataataaaagtattactgAGGACCATCAGGAAGAAGTAATTTCACCCGAAGAAATAAATCGAGGTATTCCGTCAAACACCGCAGTGCCCGTGTCCTCGAGGATGCAAGAGTTACTGGAAGGCCTTAACGAGCCCGGCGACTGTGGCAACCCCATAGAACCTCCTTCCTGGTTAGACAGACAGCTTTTCAACCGAGGGAGGGAGTTCTACTACCGTTATTTATTCTGCATGAGTTTCTCGAAGT CGCTTCGACCCCTCATGTACACCGGCCGCTCGGACTCCCCGCGGAAGGCTCTGCGGCGATACTT CCAACACGTGACTGCCTGGCACGAGGGGGACGTCTGGGACCCCACCGACCGCGCCCACAAGGACCTGCTGTCGGTGCGAGCCATACACAACAGGCTGTCGGGCGTCTTCAACTCTTCAAAGGAGCACCACAAAGTGTGGAACACAAACACCCACGACAAGGGCCACGAAGAGCCTGCTTGCCCCTTCTACCACACCATCCGCGAGGACCTCAAGGATCAGGCTGGGGAAGGGCTCTCGCTCGAGGGTCCAGACAACCCCCCCTTCTTCATCAGTCAGTGGGACATGAGTCTGACCCAGTACCAGTTCATGGGCTTGGTGGTGGCCCATCCGCGCAAGATGGGTGCCGGAGCAGCCACGGACGAGGACCTGGAGGGCCTCGTCCACTTCTGGCGAGGACTTGGCTGGCTTCTCGGGATAGATGACAAATACAACTTCTGCCGAGGCTCCTTGGCCGAAGTGCGCTCGCTGTGCCTGGAGGTTGAGAGACTAGTCGGCATCCCAGCGCTGGCGAAGGTAGACTGGAATTACGAGCACATGACCTTCTCCCTCGTCACGGGGTTGAGCCACCTCATGCACACACTCTCGTTCGAAGCTGGCTTTCGTTACGTGGCATATACTCTCGACCTCGACATTCCAAACTTCATCAGTCGCATGTCCATTCAGGGCACCATCAAGTACTGGGTAATGCGCTTTGCCATCGGCCTCCTGTATTACTTTCCTGGGCTGGTCGTCCGGTTCAGTCGAATGCTGAGAGTGGTGACTGTTGCCTTTAAGAACCGCTATGCCAATGGCATGAACAAGCAAGGGGGCAGCAAAACTGGTGAACTTTATCCAGTAACAACTCCTTTCACCTACTGA